The segment AGCTGGACGATTTTACGGCACCCGAGGGCGAGGTATGCTACACTGATCTGGAAAGCATCCTGAAAACGTTGGTGGACGACGCCGCAGCCCGCGGCGTGTGCGAGGACAATTCCACCGCCCGCGATTTGTTCGACACCAAACTCATGGGTGTGCTGACTCCGCGTCCCAGCATCGTGCGCGCCAATTTTGAGGAACGCTACGAAAACGAAGGCCCGCAGGCTGCTACCGACTGGTTCTATAAGTTCAGTCAGGATACCGATTATATCCGACGCTACCGTATCAAGCGGGATCTGAAATGGGTCACCCGGACTCCCTACGGCGATCTGGACATCACCATCAACCTCTCGAAGCCGGAGAAGGACCCCAAGGCCATTGCCGCCGCAAAGCTGGCCCCCCAGAGCGCCTATCCCAAGTGCCAGCTCTGCGCTGAGAACGAGGGCTATGCAGGCCGCATGAACCACCCTGCCCGCGAGAACCACCGCATCATCCCGCTCACCATCAACGACAGCGCATGGAACCTGCAGTACAGCCCTTACGTCTACTACAACGAGCACTGCATCGTGTTCAATAATCTGCACACCCCCATGAAGATCGAGCGCGCCACCTTCCGCAAGCTGCTGGACTTCGTGGGCCTGTTCCCTCACTATTTCGTGGGCAGCAACGCCGACCTGCCCATCGTGGGCGGCAGCATCCTGAGCCACGACCATTTTCAGGGCGGTCATTACGAGTTTGCCATGGCCAAGGCTCCCATTGAAAAGAAGTGGGTGTTCCCCGGTTTTGAGGACGTGGATGCCGGTATCGTGCACTGGCCCATGAGCTGCATCCGTCTGACAAGTGAGGACGACAGCCGCCTTGTGGAGCTGGCGGACAAGATCCTGACCGCATGGCGCGGCTACTCTGACGAGAGCTGTTTTGTCTTTGCCGAGACGGACGGCGAACCCCACAACACCATCACTCCCATCGCCCGGATGCGGGACGGCAGATACCAGCTGGATCTGGTGCTGCGCAACAACATCACCACCCCGGAACATCCGCTGGGCGTGTTCCACCCTCATGCAAAGCTGCACCACATCAAAAAGGAGAACATCGGTCTGATCGAGGTCATGGGCCTTGCCGTGCTGCCCAGCCGCCTGAAAAAGGAAATGGCTGAGCTTGCCGATGTGCTGGTCTCCCGCACACCTGCAGCCCAGTACCCCGAAGAGCTGCAGAAGCATGCCGAGTGGGCCGGGGACATTCTTGCC is part of the Faecalibacterium sp. HTF-F genome and harbors:
- the galT gene encoding UDP-glucose--hexose-1-phosphate uridylyltransferase — protein: MISTAIQQLVNYGLDTGLILPDDEIYIRNQLLMTMQLDDFTAPEGEVCYTDLESILKTLVDDAAARGVCEDNSTARDLFDTKLMGVLTPRPSIVRANFEERYENEGPQAATDWFYKFSQDTDYIRRYRIKRDLKWVTRTPYGDLDITINLSKPEKDPKAIAAAKLAPQSAYPKCQLCAENEGYAGRMNHPARENHRIIPLTINDSAWNLQYSPYVYYNEHCIVFNNLHTPMKIERATFRKLLDFVGLFPHYFVGSNADLPIVGGSILSHDHFQGGHYEFAMAKAPIEKKWVFPGFEDVDAGIVHWPMSCIRLTSEDDSRLVELADKILTAWRGYSDESCFVFAETDGEPHNTITPIARMRDGRYQLDLVLRNNITTPEHPLGVFHPHAKLHHIKKENIGLIEVMGLAVLPSRLKKEMAELADVLVSRTPAAQYPEELQKHAEWAGDILARHPELSADNVHPILQDEIGQVFAEVLADAGVYKLDEAGRAGFVRFLASVQ